A single genomic interval of Chrysemys picta bellii isolate R12L10 chromosome 8, ASM1138683v2, whole genome shotgun sequence harbors:
- the LOC135973040 gene encoding uncharacterized protein LOC135973040: MESQDRKRAPAWTEREVRDLLAIGGDESVLAELRSSKRNGKVLEKVSKAMKDRGHNRDTQQCRVKIKELQQAYHKAREANGRSGAEPQTCRFYAELHAILGGAATTTPTVCYDSVTGETHREEGSGNEEDEDGGTVGSSQQQGSGETGFPNNQDMFVTLDLEPVTPELTQDPQGTQETSAANVSPSQRLVNIRKRKRRTRDDMFTELQMSSHADRAQQNAWRQSMSDMRKAQYELEERWRAEWRDEKSKWWAEDDRWRQLADRRLESMLHLLEHQTDMLQRMVELQERQQSRDRRYSPCLTNSPPPQVP, translated from the exons atggagtcccaggatcgcaaaagagctccagcatggaccgaacgggaggtacgggatctgctcgccatagggggagatgaatcagtgctagctgaactccgtagcagtaaaagaaatggcaaagtattagaaaaggtctccaaggccatgaaggaccggggccataacagggatacacagcagtgccgtgtgaaaattaaggagctacagcaagcctaccacaaagccagagaagcaaatggaaggtccggggcagagccgcaaacttgccgcttctacgcggagctgcatgccattctagggggtgcagccaccactaccccaaccgtgtgctatgactccgtcactggagaaacacacagggaagagggttcggggaacgaggaagatgaggatggaggtactgtaggtagctcacagcagcaaggaagcggagaaaccggtttccccaacaaccaggatatgtttgtcaccctggacctggaaccagtaacccccgaactcacccaagaccctcagggcacacaggagacctctg ctgcaaatgtttctccttcgcagaggctagtgaacattagaaagagaaaacggaggacgcgggacgatatgttcacggagctgcagatgtcctcccacgctgatagagcacagcagaatgcgtggaggcagtcaatgtcggacatgagaaaagcacaatatgaactagaggagaggtggcgggctgaatggcgggatgaaaagagcaagtggtgggctgaagatgataggtggcgtcagcttgcagacagacggctagagtcaatgctccatctgctggagcatcaaactgatatgctccagcgtatggttgagctgcaggaaaggcagcagagcagagaccgccgctacagcccctgtttaaccaacagccctcctccccaagttccatag
- the LOC101938687 gene encoding myb/SANT-like DNA-binding domain-containing protein 2 codes for MQSENRKRAPAWTVREVLDLIAVWGDDSMLSDLCSKRLNANTFEKISKGMMERGHNRDSTQCRVKVKELRQAYQKTKESNGCSGAEPQTCRFYAELHAILGGGATTTAPLTVDSKEGVLSAMPEDFADGEDEEEDELEESTQHTILPNSQDLFLTMTEIPSQGCMKADHEAIEGTSAAHFSSLPPPSQRLSQIRRRKKRTRDEMFSEIMLSTCNERTHLNVWKAAVSQYRKAANEREDRRDDSDERWRQEDQRRQDATLGLLRDQTDMLWRLVELQEWQQDHRVLLQLLFNCSPQVP; via the exons atgcagtccgagaatcgaaaaagagctccagcctggaccgtacgggaggtactggatctgatcgctgtatggggagacgattcCATGCTATCAGATCTATGTTCCAAAAGACTAAATgccaatacatttgaaaaaatctccaagggcatgatggagagaggccacaacagggactcaacacagtgccgcgtgaaagttaaggagctcagacaagcatatcagaaaaccaaagaatcaaacggatgctccggggcagagccgcagacatgccgcttctatgctgagctgcatgcaattctaggggggggcgccaccactaccgcacccctgaccgtggattccaaggagggggtactctcagccatgcctgaggattttgcggacggggaagatgaggaggaggatgagcttgaggagagcacacagcacaccattctccccaacagccaggatctttttctcaccatGACTGAAATACCCTCCCAGGGCTGTATGAAGGCTGACCATGAAGCtatagaagggacctctg ctgcacatttttcaagcctccctcctccatcccaaaggctatctcagataaggcggcgaaaaaaacgcacGCGTGATGAAATGTTTTCTGAGATCATGCTGTCGACCTGCAATGAAAGAACTCATCTGAATGTGTGGAAGGCCGCAGTATCACAGTACAGGAAAGCGGCcaatgaacgtgaggacaggagggatgattctgatgagaggtggcggcaggaagatcagaggaggcaggatgcaacgctggggctactGCGggatcaaacagacatgctctggcgtctggtggagcttcaggaatggcagcaggatcacagagtgctgctgcagctcctgttTAACTgctctccccaagttccatag